In Denticeps clupeoides chromosome 1, fDenClu1.1, whole genome shotgun sequence, a single window of DNA contains:
- the LOC114786613 gene encoding uncharacterized protein LOC114786613 codes for MKMMSLFRIILTGHLSCVMSSRRVYQGQRSVSSRLGGSVTLTCFSNEDSLALWIWHKQTPGQPMKPVVSAFSNRATFEDGVDKDHYEVESSKKSFNLTIKDIVAADEGLYYCGMSSLTRISYGDGVFLFIIDSPTVQVKQHYLLDPASEGDDVTLNCTVISGGCAGEHSVYWFRHGTPGSHPGIIYTHGDRSAGCEKNPEAGSSTQSCVYHLPKRNLSTTDAGTYYCAVAACGQIMIGIGTKLDVVGSDPPCMMGYTVAALTVAVILSVTANAVLLLLLNRTHRAAPDNARTRDSTETHSNHDDALNYAALSFSSNKRRKMKKREETSVVYSGLVS; via the exons ATGAAGATGATGTCCCTTTTCCGAATAATTCTGACTGGACACTTATCAT GTGTAATGTCCAGCAGGAGGGTTTACCAGGGGCAGCGGTCGGTCTCCTCTCGTCTGGGTGGCTCTGTTACTCTAACATGCTTCTCGAATGAAGATTCACTGGCTCTCTGGATTTGGCACAAGCAGACGCCTGGACAGCCGATGAAACCTGTTGTTTCAGCGTTCTCTAATCGTGCCACATTTGAAGACGGGGTAGACAAAGATCATTATGAGGTTGAATCAAGTAAAAAGAGTTTTAATTTGACCATAAAGGACATTGTAGCTGCTGATGAAGGATTGTATTACTGTGGAATGTCCTCACTGACTCGTATTTCATATGGAGATGGAGTCTTTCTCTTTATTATTG ACTCTCCCACGGTTCAAGTTAAGCAGCATTATCTTCTAGATCCAGCATCTGAAGGAGACGACGTGACTCTAAACTGTACAGTCATCTCTGGAGGCTGTGCAGGAGAACACAGTGTGTACTGGTTCAGACACGGAACACCAGGATCCCATCCTGGAATCATCTACACCCATGGAGACAGGAGTGCTGGGTGTGAGAAGAACCCTGAGGCTGGTTCTTCTACCCAGAGCTGCGTCTACCATCTCCCCAAGAGGAACCTCAGCACCACCGACGCTGGAACCTACTACTGTGCCGTTGCAGCATGCGGACAAATAATGATCGGCATTGGAACTAAACTGGATGTCGTTG GTTCCGACCCTCCCTGCATGATGGGATACACAGTCGCTGCCCTGACTGTTGCTGTTATCCTCTCTGTCACCGCAAATGCGGTTCTTCTGCTTCTGTTGAACAGAACACATcgagcag cGCCCGACAACGCAAGGACACGTGATTCCACTGAGACGCATTCAAAC CATGACGATGCATTAAACTACGCCGCTCTGAGCTTTTCATCGAACAAGAGGCGCAAGATGAAGAAAAGGGAAGAAACCAGTGTTGTCTACTCTGGTCTCGTTTCATAA
- the LOC114786538 gene encoding uncharacterized protein LOC114786538 codes for MLKLLMKDYITVVFSDAPTVQVKQHYLLDPASEGDDVTLNCTVVSGGCAGEHSVYWFRHGTPGSHPGIIYTHGDRSAGCEKDPEAGSSTQSCVHHLPKRNLSTTDAGTYYCAVAACGQIVFGNGNKLDVVGTNPPCVMGYTVAALTVTVIISVTANAVLLLLLNRAHRAGPDNAKTRDSTEPHSNHDDSLNYAALNFSSRTKHKIRRREETGVVYSGLAS; via the exons ATGTTGAAGCTTCTGATGAAGGATTATATCACTGTGGTATTTTCTG ATGCTCCTACGGTTCAAGTTAAGCAGCATTATCTACTAGATCCAGCGTCTGAAGGAGACGACGTGACTCTAAACTGCACAGTCGTCTCTGGAGGCTGTGCAGGAGAACACAGTGTGTACTGGTTCAGACACGGAACACCAGGATCCCATCCTGGAATCATCTACACCCATGGAGACAGGAGTGCTGGGTGTGAGAAGGACCCTGAGGCTGGTTCTTCTACCCAGAGCTGCGTCCACCATCTCCCCAAGAGGAACCTCAGCACCACCGACGCTGGAACCTACTACTGTGCCGTGGCGGCATGTGGACAGATAGTTTTCGGGAATGGAAATAAACTGGACGTTGTTG GTACCAACCCTCCCTGCGTGATGGGATACACAGTCGCTGCCCTGACCGTTACTGTCATCATCTCTGTAACCGCAAATGCGGTTCTTCTGCTTCTGTTGAATAGAGCACATCGAGCAG GGCCTGACAACGCAAAGACACGTGATTCCACTGAGCCACATTCAAAC CATGACGACTCATTAAATTATGCTGCTCTGAACTTTTCATCAAGAACGAAACACAAGATTAGGAGAAGGGAAGAAACTGGTGTTGTCTATTCTGGTTTGGCTTCATAA